From the Egibacteraceae bacterium genome, the window GCCGCTGCCGGCGCGACGTCCATCACCCCGATCGTGCTCCACCTTCGGCCTGGCGTCCGGGAGCTGTTCTGGCCCTGGCTGGAGGCGCACCATCCCGAGCTCGTCGACCGTTACGCCGAGCTCTACACGAAAGCGACCGCGCCGAGGAGCTACCGCGGGCCCGTCGAGGCGTTCGTCGCCGAGCAGCGCCGGGCGGCCTACCGCCGGCACGGCCGGCCGGCGCAGCCGCCGGCGTGGCGCGGACGCCCCAACGACGGCGGCCGTCCGGAGGCGGCCCCCACGCAGCTCCGCCTCCTGTAGCGCCTACACTTTCGCGGGCAGGCTCGCGACGCCCGTGCCGCAGGAGGAGCCCATGGGGCGTGACATCGATACCACCGAGTTCAGCCGGGAGGATCGCGTCCGCTACCGCGACAAGGTCAAGGCCAACCTCGCGGCGCTCCGCCAGCTCATGGACGCAGGGCGCTTCGAGACGGGCCGCCGCCTCGTCGGGGTGGAGATGGAGGTCTACCTCACCGACCCCGACGGTCACGTCACGCCGATCAACGCCCAGCTGCTCGACCGGATCGCCTCCGACGACTTCCAGACCGAGCTCGCGCAGTTCAACATCGAGTTCCAGATCCGCCCCCGCCGCCTCGTGGCCGACGTGTGCCGGCAGATCGAGGACGAGCTTCGGGCGTCGCTCGAACGTGCGCACGCCAAGGCGGAGACGCTCGGGGCGCAGGTGATGATCATCGGCATCCTGCCGACGCTGTCCGACTTCGACGTGACCGAGCAGAACCTGTCGGCGAACCCGCGTTACCGGGCGCTGAACGACGCGATCCTCGCCGCGCGCGGTGAGGACATCCTCATCCGCATCGAAGGCGACGAGACCCTCGAGACAACCGCGAACTCGATCGTGTTCGAGGCGGCCTGCACGTCGGTGCAGCTGCACCTGCAGGTCGACCCAGCGGACTTCGCAACCGCCTGGAACGCCGCCCAGGCGGTGTCCGCACCGCTGGTGGCGACCGCCGCGAACTCGCCGTTCTTCCTCGGTAAGCAGCTGCACCACGAGACCCGCATCGCACTGTTCCAGCAGTCGATCGACACCCGCACCGAGGAGCTCGCCACACAGGGGGTGCGGCCCCGGGTGTGGTTCGGGGAGAAGTGGCTGACGGAGGGCATCTTCGAGCTCTTCGACGAGAACGTGCGCTACTTCCCCGCCCTGCTGCCGCTCTGCGACGACGAGGACCCGCAGGCGATGCTGGCGGCCGGCGACATCCCGCACCTGCCCGAGCTCACCCTCCACAACGGCACGATCTACCGCTGGAACCGACCCGTCTACGACGTCGCCCGGGGCCGCCCGCACGTGCGCATCGAGAACCGGGTGCTGCCCGCCGGCCCCACCGTCGTCGACGTCGTCGCCAACACCGCCCTGTACTACGGGCTGCTCGCCGGCCTGGCCGCCCAGGAGCCGCCGGTGTGGCAGCAGATGAGCTTCGACGCCGCCACGGAGAACTTCTACGCCGCCGCCCGCTACGGCCTGGGAGCGAAGCTGTACTGGCCGGGTGTGGGCGCCGCAGTGCCCGTCAGCGAGCTCATCCTGCGCCACCTCCTGCCCGTCGCGGCCGCCGGCCTGCGCTCGTGGGACGTCGCCGAGGCCGACATCGACCGCTACCTCGGCATCATCGAGGCGCGGGTCCTGTCCGGACGCAACGGCGCCGCCTGGCAGATCGCGACGTACCGCCAGCTCGTCGAGGAGCAGGACCTCGAGCGCCCACAGGCTGCGAGCGAGCTCGTCCGCCGCTACCAGAAGCTGTCGCAGATCGGCGAGCCCGTCCACACCTGGCCGGTAGGCGGTTAGTTGGCGGCCGATCGCCGACGGCGTCACGCCGATCCGGTGCCCGGCGGCGGCCTGAAGCCCCCGAGCAGCTCGGCGAGGTGGCCGGCCAGCGCGATGGTGGTGCGGTCGCGGTAGGGCGAACCGACGATCTGCACGCCGACCGGCAGCCCGCCGGAGGTGAGCCCGACCGGGGCGGCGGTCGCGGG encodes:
- a CDS encoding glutamate-cysteine ligase family protein; translated protein: MGRDIDTTEFSREDRVRYRDKVKANLAALRQLMDAGRFETGRRLVGVEMEVYLTDPDGHVTPINAQLLDRIASDDFQTELAQFNIEFQIRPRRLVADVCRQIEDELRASLERAHAKAETLGAQVMIIGILPTLSDFDVTEQNLSANPRYRALNDAILAARGEDILIRIEGDETLETTANSIVFEAACTSVQLHLQVDPADFATAWNAAQAVSAPLVATAANSPFFLGKQLHHETRIALFQQSIDTRTEELATQGVRPRVWFGEKWLTEGIFELFDENVRYFPALLPLCDDEDPQAMLAAGDIPHLPELTLHNGTIYRWNRPVYDVARGRPHVRIENRVLPAGPTVVDVVANTALYYGLLAGLAAQEPPVWQQMSFDAATENFYAAARYGLGAKLYWPGVGAAVPVSELILRHLLPVAAAGLRSWDVAEADIDRYLGIIEARVLSGRNGAAWQIATYRQLVEEQDLERPQAASELVRRYQKLSQIGEPVHTWPVGG